In Planctomycetota bacterium, a genomic segment contains:
- a CDS encoding transcriptional repressor yields the protein MKRRDTSQQRAIRATMDAAGRPLSVNEIHEFAAEDVPTLGLRTVYRVVNRLLDDGVIAPVVVPGQPDRYEPAEVAARHHHHFRCEQCDRVFDVDACPGGLDRMLPPGFQLTGHELTLWGRCAECI from the coding sequence ATGAAACGGCGCGACACCTCCCAGCAACGTGCGATCCGAGCCACGATGGACGCGGCGGGGCGTCCGCTCTCGGTCAATGAGATCCACGAGTTCGCGGCCGAAGACGTACCGACGCTCGGCCTGCGCACCGTCTACCGCGTCGTGAACCGCCTGCTCGACGACGGCGTGATCGCGCCGGTCGTCGTCCCCGGCCAGCCCGACCGCTACGAACCGGCCGAGGTCGCCGCCAGGCACCATCATCACTTCCGCTGCGAACAGTGCGACCGCGTCTTCGACGTCGACGCCTGCCCCGGCGGCCTCGACCGCATGCTCCCCCCCGGCTTCCAACTCACCGGCCACGAACTCACCCTCTGGGGCCGCTGTGCGGAGTGCATTTGA